A DNA window from Naumovozyma dairenensis CBS 421 chromosome 8, complete genome contains the following coding sequences:
- the TVP18 gene encoding Tvp18p (similar to Saccharomyces cerevisiae TVP18 (YMR071C); ancestral locus Anc_2.534), with protein MALGITQFINIAGIVKDLKSFNFSVYGRWFGYINIILCIGLGISNLFHVNAVIAFGIVSIIQGLVILFIEIPFLLKICPLSERFIEFIKRFETNGYRCVFYLVMAIIQYCSIALMATSLIVVAVGLTISSISYAIAFTNHQEFQNTQILKNPTDPDFPREAVVREML; from the coding sequence ATGGCACTAGGCATCACccaattcattaatatagCTGGGATCGtgaaagatttgaaaagttttaaCTTCAGTGTATATGGTAGATGGTTCGGAtacatcaatattatcCTATGTATTGGATTAGGTATCTCCAATTTATTCCATGTAAATGCAGTAATTGCATTTGGTATTGTAAGTATAATTCAAGGGTTAgtaattttattcattgaaattcCATTcctattgaaaatttgtCCTCTGAGTGAAAggtttattgaattcattaaaagaTTCGAAACAAATGGGTATAGATGTGTCTTTTATTTAGTAATGGCcataattcaatattgtTCTATCGCTTTAATGGCAACAAGTTTAATTGTTGTGGCTGTCGGGTTGACCATATCTTCAATTAGTTATGCTATAGCTTTCACAAATCATCAAGAATTCCAAAATACTcaaatcttgaaaaatcCAACCGATCCGGATTTCCCAAGAGAAGCTGTAGTTAGAGAAATGCTTTAG
- the MOT3 gene encoding Mot3p (similar to Saccharomyces cerevisiae MOT3 (YMR070W); ancestral locus Anc_2.533), translated as MNDAGKRLMGNSDFTTGQYTAKQEPQSNFQSQNAQNNGPSQFENRSQQPLGQGFQRNNPLVQHPPINTLGKESGMFMNNSSINRSISNTSPMLYHWTKPTNTDEEKKADDNSDNGVPKQTSLIQQPYQRQSYPSDYTPIYHQQQPRFVGQQSVPPPPPPSTNHALPIQQDFQATIGHPQQAPVYGRVPLRNMNQTVIQAVPLHSQYFTAYGMPQIPTGQQEPLLISNAPPISYMPTIPTTVPVTTFQRQNSNALPNMYIDNGQKVPVQPEQIASKQYIPSTLNNVVHSHTNSNIYYTSPNYQMVPEDISRSHHSQNFITSQTVVTQPNFKTGQLPFSYPNIVAPKEERRNDSSFSIDNTNPNPDNANSNTTTIINNNNSNAVAIATILSMGEFDIESQSYRCRICEKKFKRRSWLKRHLLSHSSERHYLCPWCLSRHKRRDNLLQHMKLKHPNNLINELKLRNFISSQTAAASVAFVTSAAPSIMSINDGMNNTVAGTVDNAVSTPGYETGITIKDLISEGLINKEDVKRLLNILIDEYNN; from the coding sequence ATGAATGATGCTGGTAAGCGTCTAATGGGCAATAGTGACTTTACTACAGGTCAATACACTGCAAAACAAGAGCCACAGTCTAATTTTCAAAGCCAAAATGCACAGAATAATGGGCCGTCACAGTTCGAAAACCGTTCACAACAGCCGCTGGGACAAGGGTTTCAAAGGAATAATCCCCTAGTGCAGCATCCTCCTATCAATACCCTTGGAAAGGAATCTGGAATGTTCATGAATAATTCAAGTATTAATAGATCAATTTCTAACACATCTCCAATGCTATACCATTGGACCAAACCAACAAATAccgatgaagaaaaaaaagcaGATGATAATTCTGATAATGGAGTCCCAAAACAGACATCACTCATACAACAACCCTATCAACGACAGTCTTATCCTTCTGACTATACTCCGatatatcatcaacaacaaccacGGTTTGTAGGTCAACAAAGTGTTCCTCCACCACCTCCTCCTTCCACAAATCATGCTCTTCCTATTCAGCAAGATTTCCAAGCTACCATAGGCCATCCACAACAGGCTCCGGTTTATGGAAGAGTACCTCTTAGAAATATGAACCAGACGGTAATACAGGCAGTCCCCCTTCATAGTCAATACTTTACTGCATATGGAATGCCACAAATACCGACAGGACAACAAGAGCCTTTATTGATATCTAATGCTCCACCTATTTCTTATATGCCCACTATTCCAACTACTGTTCCTGTCACAACCTTCCAAAGGCAAAATTCAAATGCCTTGCCTAATATGTATATTGATAATGGCCAGAAGGTACCCGTGCAACCGGAACAAATAGCGTCCAAACAATATATACCATCGACTCTGAATAATGTTGTTCATTCGCATACCAACAGTAACATTTATTATACTTCTCCCAATTATCAAATGGTGCCTGAAGATATTAGTCGTTCGCATCACTCACAAAACTTTATTACATCACAAACAGTTGTGACCCAACCTAATTTCAAAACGGGACAATTGCCTTTCTCATACCCTAATATTGTAGCTcccaaagaagaaagaagaaatgattcttccttttctatTGATAATACTAATCCTAACCCGGATAATGCAAATTCCAACACTACcaccatcatcaacaacaacaatagcAATGCTGTAGCTATCGCAACGATATTATCCATGGGAGAGtttgatattgaatcaCAATCCTATCGGTGTCGAATATGTgagaagaaattcaaaaggCGGTCATGGTTAAAGCGACATTTACTATCACATTCATCAGAACGACATTATTTATGCCCCTGGTGTTTGAGTAGACACAAGAGAAGAGATAATCTTTTACAACATATGAAATTGAAGCatccaaataatttaattaatgaattaaaattacgaaattttatttcttcacAAACTGCTGCTGCTTCAGTGGCCTTTGTAACGTCAGCAGCTCCAAGTATTATGAGCATTAATGATGGGATGAATAATACCGTTGCAGGTACTGTTGATAATGCCGTTTCGACACCTGGGTATGAAACAGGTATTACTATTAAGGATTTAATTTCTGAAggtttaattaataaagaagaCGTCAAAAGGCTGTTAAATATTCTGattgatgaatataataattga
- the NDAI0H01410 gene encoding uncharacterized protein: MSKKSKVPSVYSANNEIGPIEDFKAVQGFKQGDSPNCETETLNHHADDRKYRGTNTAPVDFGNDSQSFFNIPINQKSNSNSECTINKPEEIHAQHPYNSTQRLPSFQESFCSLISPRLPIYNPMVTTASSRAISPIRPTINTVPIPIVSMPIQMVPSMTYHTSDAGENLHPSMSRHLMYENPSQNITSPHKYHDNDNKGEYLSKLDPNQDSSCQKEQTQRKEDGPYKLEKPLKNYYDTYYSKYLDHIESRKVKQRKRSLRVDSINSDDTEIGKSIREVGAKTLRPQITSENSCGIRPVRRRGVGQIRKEKE, encoded by the coding sequence atgtcTAAGAAATCGAAAGTACCTTCAGTATATAGCGCCAACAATGAAATTGGTCCAATAGAGGATTTCAAAGCTGTTCAAGGCTTCAAACAAGGCGACTCCCCCAATTGTGAGACAGAAACATTGAATCATCATGCAGACGATAGAAAATATCGAGGTACAAATACTGCGCCGGTTGACTTTGGTAATGACTCCCAgtcatttttcaatatacctataaatcaaaagtcaaattcaaatagCGAATGTACTATAAATAAACCGGAGGAAATCCATGCTCAGCATCCATATAACAGCACCCAACGGCTTCCGTCCTTTCAAGAAAGTTTCTGCTCGCTAATCTCACCAAGACTCCCTATATATAATCCTATGGTAACTACTGCTAGTTCGCGGGCAATTAGTCCTATTCGGCCAACAATCAATACAGTTCCAATTCCAATTGTTTCCATGCCCATCCAAATGGTGCCTTCGATGACGTACCATACTTCGGATGCTGGCGAGAATTTACATCCCAGTATGAGTAGGCATCTTATGTATGAGAATCCGAGTCAAAACATCACATCGCCCCATAAATATCATGATAACGATAATAAAGGCGAGTATTTGTCAAAATTAGATCCCAACCAGGATTCCTCCTGTCAAAAGGAACAGACACAAAGGAAAGAAGATGGGCCTTACAAATTGGAGAAaccattgaagaattattatgataCGTATTATTCTAAATACCTTGATCATATCGAGTCTCGAAAGGtaaaacaaagaaagagGTCACTGAGGGTGGATTCGATCAATAGTGATGACACAGAAATTGGAAAGAGTATACGGGAAGTTGGTGCTAAAACTTTGAGACCTCAAATAACTAGCGAGAATTCATGTGGGATCAGACCTGTTAGAAGGAGAGGTGTTGGCCAAATTCGgaaggaaaaagaatag